A window of Phaseolus vulgaris cultivar G19833 chromosome 4, P. vulgaris v2.0, whole genome shotgun sequence genomic DNA:
GAAATTGTCAATTGCATGAACTGATGTCTCCTGTTAAGAGTCCAAGAGGTGACAGTTTGAATATGTAAGATTTTTAGAAAGGTGTTGGCTCCCCAACATGGCTAAGAAGAAACTTCACACTTTTGTTAGTTGATGTTAGAGTCTTTGCACTTGTATGAACAATTTTTCGGTTGTAGGAGAGTCTTGAGATTGTGGAGTAACCAGAGGTAATAAAACAgtaaaacataattattataacTTTTTGAATGGGAAGAGAGATTACAAGGATTTGAAATAAAACAGGAGACATGGATTTTTTTTCCAAAGAATCAGAATTGATTGAGAATGGATACTTAATGAGATGCAATCTATTAAAATATGCTGAAGATTGAAAAGTGATTTCTTAAATACCTGTCAtgcagattttcaaaaaatcaTGAGAGAAGCCAGCCTATAAAATGCAATGAGATTTTGAACAGTTAAATGTGTAAATGTGTGAATGCTGACAACACAACCATTCAGTCTCGAACCACATGCAGCACTGAGAACCACCCATAGATTCAATTAACAGTTGTACTTTGTGCCACCATCTTGGCAACAGTTTCCTCTTTATCCTCTGTGTGAGGAAGAGACTGATATCTAAGCTTAAGAAGTGGAATGGATGGTGATCTTCAatttctttcattcatattttatatatggcTTCAAATCTTTAATTTCATCTAGCTTTTCTTTCTGTTAGAGGGTTAATGGCATATAAAGTGCTTGGGAAAAAGTTCATTTATCTTACTTTGATGGTTAGTTTCCAAAACTGAAAGTAGCATAATTAATTGAAACAGTGGCGTGCATTGCAGAAAAGTGCGTTCTGTTTTGTTCCTTGAAAACCAAATTTAGAAGCAAATAGACCCACAAAGAGGTTCAGCAAAACAGTTTAGTTAGAAAAATGAAGTTTAGAAGTCTCTAATagttcatttcatttttttagtacataACTAGTTCGCTGAACTAATCAATAATAGTTCACTGTTGACGATGataaatttgttttgttttatgctGCCACAGGTAAAGCATGTATAATTTCAAGTTCTAAGAATGGATGGTTAGAAAAGCCTTTACATGTCACAATTCCTATTGCTTCAATCTCTCTCTCAGATGTAGTAATTTTCCTGGACTTGTTTAGGTACTCATCATCTCATGATCCAATTTCAAACCCCTCTACTAGTTTTCTCTTAATCATATCTTTACACATTGGTAGAAACAGATTATAATTTTCTCCTAAAGCAGATGACAAAAccgtttatatatatattggaagataaatatgaataaagtgaaatataatctctatttgccacatctaaaatatattgtaaaatatCTAATGTTGCTTCCATTAACAAACACGTATACCTTTTACAGTTTAATAATTACACAAGCTTTACATACCTAATCTACATGTCAGGTGACAGGTTACACAATCCTGCTTCagcaaattttataaataaatgaaaatctGAGGAGGAAAATCTAATGTCAGAAGTAAAAGGTATTTGCAATGCTCACTGCTTCAATGCCACTCCCAACACAGCATGAGGACAAATATAACTTCAAGTTCTATGAAAGGAAGTTTAAAAGTATTTACATTTCACAACTCCCTTTGCCTCAATTTCCCTCTCTCATGTAGGAGTCACAATTTCAAACCCTTTTACTTGTTTTCTCTGTATTTCATCGTCCAATGGTACAAACAGACTTTGAAAGGCCTGTGGAAGAAAACAGGTTACCATTAATTAGTTCTGAAGGTTTAGTAAATGCCGATTACAGAGTGAAATATTTGCAACTTAAGAAAATTGTAATTGAAAAGGCACAGAGATATTGTGGAAAATTAATTAGCACCTGTAGAAGAGGAAGACAAATGGGATTTCCTCCACATCTATTTCTGAACTTGTGCTTCATCTTAATTGAGACTTGAAACTTGAAAGAGACACATGTTGAAAATTCCACATCGAATGTCCTTCATGTGCACTCAAAACCCGCAACTTCATTTTTGGAATATTTCTACTCCAGTTTCAGTGATCTATTATTAAGtttaagttcatttttttttgtcagaAACTGTAGTAGCATGAAATAAGAAGATAGGAGGGAAAATGTGGCTATGAAAACAGATATACTTAGATGATGATGCCATAACCTCCAACTACAGACTACTCTATTCGGAAAGGATGCCAAATAGCAGACCACCTTCACGATTGTCGTAGTATTAGTATtctaaaaataagaaacacatTTGATTGGAATTTAAATTCAATAGaacaattgaaataattttgcacaaaaataagaataaaagaaaagtaattGATTCATGAAAAACGTAGCTGAGCCATCCTCCTTTAACAAATATCATGTGCTGCCCTTGTTTGGAAAATGGCAATTACAGGTTTACCGTTTGCAACTAAGAAAATTGTAATCGAAAAGGTGCAAAGATATTGTGGAGAAATTAGAACCTGTTGAAGTGGCAGACAAATTGAAACAGGTGCACGTCTAATTTTGAACTTGTGACTCATCTTATGATCAAACATCTAGTTCCAGTTCTTGGATGTGAGCAATCTTTCCCCAGTCTTCGCCATCTGGATTCTGACAACGCTTCTTCAGCAATGAACAACGCCAGATTGAGAGAGAAGAGATGGATTTGGGCAGACCCTCCTCTGGTAAGCATTGGAGGTTGTGGCAATGTTGAAGTGAGAGAGAGGAGAGGTGGCAGAGACCCTTGAAGTGCATCTTTTTAAGATTTCGACAAAAATAGATTTTTAGAAAGGTGAGAGAGCTTGGCAGCAAAACTTCATCGGGAAAACACTCCACGTCCAACTTTTCAATAGACAAGCTTTCAAGACATGTGTTGGGATCCAAGGTCTGTCTCAGGGAGGCGATAAGTTTTAAACTTGAAAGAGACAAATCTTTTACTTTTAATGGCAACCCTCCATCTGGGAACATCTCCACTTTTGGACAATCAATCATATGGAGCCTGGTAAGGGACGGCAACAGGATTTGCATGGGTTTCGGTAACAACTTCAAATTCTCATTTCCTATTAATGTTGCAGATAACCCTTCACCCAGGAATGATTCAAATTGAGGGCAATCATTAATATATAGATACATGAGATGATTATGAGCGTACTCCTGTGACATTCTTCTTAGGTTTTGGCAGCTTCTTAGTTGAAGAAGGCGAAGCTTTGGAAAGAAATCTAGCCGAAAGATTCTAAGAGAGTCGCAGCCACCAACAATACACATTTCTTCAAGGAAATCGTAATGGGTCATGGGAATACTCACAAGTGGACATGACCAAATTTCGCTTATGACGACCTTATCACAGTAATTAATAAAGAGTTTCTTTAAATGAAAAAGTTGCTCTGACAAACCTTTCAGCTTTGAACAATAGTTCAACTTCAATATTAGTAAGTTATAGAGCAAACATATCGAGTCAGGTAACTTTTGTATCGCAGTACACCATGAAAGATCTAGTGAATGGAGATGTTTAAGATCACCTACAGAATCTGGGACCTCTCTAAGGAATGAACAACGACAAAAAGATAACATGCGTATAAACTTAATCTTGGAAAACAAATCATGTATGGAAATCTTGAAATGCCATTGACGTTCCCAAAATTGTGAGATAGGAAGAAATGAACGAAGCCTTTTAGCATCTGTTAAACTCCCAAAATTATCAAAACTTTTGACATCACagaattcaaatgaaaaatgacgAGTTGTTTTCGGTATACACTCGCCTTTATCAAATTTCAACCTAAAACAGAAATCCACAGACATATTTTGCCAAATCATTCAGAAGGTCATGCATGACGAAACGTCCAACAACGGTTGACTGTTGAAAGAAAGACCTTGATAGTAGATCATTGAAGTACTCTTCACCAACTTCTTCTGGATGTCTCATTTGTTGTGGACTCTGTAGAAAATTTTGGGCCATCCACATCAAAATTAACTCCTCCTTCACAAACGTATAATCTTTAGGAAACAAGGCACAATAAACAAAGCACCTCTTAAGATGAGAAGGAAGATAGCGATAGCTCAAAAATAACGCAGGGATAATTTCACTGTGTTCTTTTGGTAACTCTCATATGTCACTTTTCAATATGTTCTTCCAATCTGAAATGGATGACTTTGTGCATAAAAGACATCCAATTGTTTTTAAAGCTAGAGGCAATCCGTTGCATTTCTCAACTATCCTTCTACCAATGTTCTTTAGCTCATCATTCAATTTAAGATCATCATCTTTTAatgcattatttttaaaaatattccaGCATTCATCCTCTCCTAATAGCTTTAAAAGATGCACTTCAGACCTCATGCTAGAAGCAACTTTCTCACCACGAGTAGTGACGAGAATTCTACTTTCTGAAGCCCCATAACTAAGAGGAGTTCGCACAGCTTCCCATTCTATTGGTCTTTCGTTCCACACATCATCCAAAACAAGAAGAAATTTCCTTCCTGACAATTTTTCTTTCAGCTTTTTGTGAACCATTTCAAGGTTCCCACTATCATCTTTTATACCAGTGATTGCCTCAAGAATTGTTTTTGTCACTGtcaaaacatgaaaatgatCAGAAACACAAACCCAAGCTTTGATATCAAATTTTGCATCGTCAATCTTTGGATCATTGTACACATGTTGGGCGAGTGTGGTCTTACCCAAACCACCCATACCCACAATGGAAAGTATTGATGGCTGGTTAGGATTATTTGTTTCAGATGTGAGCCAATTAATGATTATATCTTTGTCAGCATCTCTACCATAAATAACACTTTCAACCACCAAAGAAGATGATGGCACTTTACCACCTGATCCATCAACAGAATAAGTACCCTCTTTCAAACCAAGAGCACTCTTTTGCTTTACAAGATATTCTAGTTTCTCCATAACTTCTTTCATCTCTGATTCAATTTTCTTGTTAAATGAAGTGAAAGTAGAGTTGAAGAAATTTGATACCTTGTAAGTAAAGGTTTGAGGTTGGGATTGAGGTTGGACTTGGCATCTGGTGAGTTCATAGTCTATTTCACCCAAAAGATCCTCTGCATCAAAGACAGCCTCTTTGACAGCAAAAAGCCATGCTTTGACGTGTGGATCTGTGAACTGCCTTAGTTCAGCATCATCAGCTAGAGCATTGATGGAGTGCAGCATGATGTTCAAATTGCCGAGCAGTTTCTCATCAAGTTTTCTTCCACGAAAGAAGTGTAGAAATTGAGGAGAAGCTAGCCTGTCGAATGCAACCTGAAGAAAGGCCGAAAGAAGAGCACCACCAACAATGGTAGGAGTTGGAAATGAAGTGAATGGATTCAGTGCAGGAATGAAAGCTATAGTAATGAAATGATCAGTCAGAAAGGATGACTTGACTTTAAGGACAGAGGAACATCTTTTTTCTTTAATGGCTATAGTGATGTATTGATTCATCGGTTGTGATGAATGAAAGTATGAAGGGAAGACAGTTGTGGGCCCCAGTGAAGCAGTAATTGTTGATTGTTTATAAGAAAAGTGTTAACAGCTGTAATTCTTGAATGGATGTCTGATAATAGGATGAAATAAATGATCAGTGAAATCTGACAGTATTTCgaaaccaaaattttaattGCTTGGTATAGTGATGAGAAGAGTAGTTAGGAAGGATGACTTGACTTTAAgaacatatttttctttaatggCAACTCAACCAATATAAAATGTGAGCTGTTGGATATTCATTCAACGGTTGTGATGAATGAACAAATGGGAAGAGGGTTGTGGGCCCAGTGAAGCAATAATTGTTGACTGTTTCGGATAAGAAAAGTCCATGAATGACTGTAATCCATGAATGTATGTCTGATAATAAGATGAAACAAATCATCAGTGAAATCTGACAGTAGTTCTTGAATAATATCTGAGTTCAAATAATATCTTTTATGCaacaattatattatattcatcAAATTTAGTTGATGTACTAATTCGCATCCTTTCGTTATTCACTTAATTTGGTATCTTTATCTCTTTATTTATCACTTAATATAccttaaaaacataaaagatatatgaTATGGAGgagtttgatttatttattcatatactCTATATACAGagtaaaatataacaaaatatcaaatattaacaatttCTCAATCTGAATTTTCTTAAtctaaataataaatgaatatatttttatctttatgtaagaaatatttttaaaaaacttaagatttcctaaaaatatattaagcaAATATTTTCAATGTTGCTTTTCTGAAATGGTGCCTGATGTAAAGACAttataaatgtataaaatttGGAGAGTTGAAGTCACAATCTTGCAAAGCATTTCCtaagaattattttaatctACTTGTTCACTAGATCTACAACTTAAGATTATCTTTTAAGTTATTTTCTACATTTAAAAGGTTAGTGTAGTTTTTTGCATTTATTTGAATAATGTCGTGGTGTTTTCAATGTATAATAGTGTGATTAAAATACTATGCAAACAAGGTTTGTTTGTTTctagtaattaattatatagtttcgtgattttagaatattttataatattgataaCTTTGTTTGAGTTTATTAAGACTTTTTTAGTCATCGTATGcctatttttgttgttgttaatgATCCATTATTTGTTTGTCAATGTATATTGTtcgattttattttataattttgtttatgaaTTTTCTTATCCCGCAAGGTTATTTAGTTATTGCTTGTAATGTATGAGTGCTTTTTTAGAAGAAAATGTGTAAATATAGAATGAAATATGATGGTGAGATACTTCTTCTAAGCTAGATAGATGGAGTTATTTTTGAGATATTATGTATTCTTAAAGAAATTAGATATGTTTTTGGTGGTGGAAGTATGATGTTCTATTGATGGAGATATTAAAGACATTGAAAAGATTTTACCTGCATCTCATAGGAAATTTTGTATTTCACATGTATTCAAATTTTAGGAAGAAATTTCTAGGAAAACGTTGAAgaatataacattaaaaaatttgtaACATTTTCAGATACAGTAATAGATCGTCCagaaatttgtatttatttaaatattttttaatgtattgatttttaaagtttattaatggcctcatttttttctattacaaaatgaactttaaatctaactcaaccctaactcaactccataaaatcagcttataaagttgagttttgcacccacttatatacaatgaaaggctctaatctctagtcgatgtgggatgtCAACATTTTCTTTACAATCCTATCTAGAAAAAAGTTAGATGATAAGTTTCCAATGAGCAACATCTAAACTTTGATGAGCATATGAAATTAGTGGGTTGTGTGGATAgctataaattatataaaatgattatttaCATTGGCCACCATAATGGTTTTCTTACCTTTAACATGAATCATGGCAGCATGAGACACCACATTCATAGGAATTAATGATGACACAACTTTCCCATGCAGTCTTACTCTTCTTTTCTGTCCTACTAACCCACTCTTGGAACTCTCTTTTGTGTACCATTGAAACAACTAAGAAACATCATCACTCACATGggcacacacatatatatatacacactacATATAGCTAATCTTCAGCAGGTGTCTGCTACTGATATACTCCTACCACCACTCATTTTATAAACAAACTACTACGTcagtttttatatattatatatagagagagaaacTAAATTGATATATACCTGTTTCATCCACATGGTTCATGACTGTTTTATTAAAAAGATGAATGAATGATTTCTTTCGTATATGGCTTCCATTAGAGAGAAGAAATTGAACACATATTAAACGTTGGATCCGTACTTTACATAAAACCATCAACGACAAAGATGAGAAAGAAAATAGTTGAGAAAAATTGTGAATGACAGGCAGCTAGAACCATGTAGGTAATAGTGAAGTACAGGAAAAATCAAGTCCTATGTCAAACAGAGAATGTTTGTTATGAATTCAGAGAATGTTTGTTATGAATTCAGAGAATGTTTCATAACTATAATTTTTTGATACCTCAAGCAATGACTATATTAAGGAATTTCTATTATTCATGacatataaattcaaaattgaaCTCCAGTAATACTCCCACATGCTTTTGTTTGGTTAAGATCAACTACATGTTTTGACAGAAGCACAGTATGATTTGCAACATACTAAGAAAGGACCTCTCCAAAATCATGTTCAGAGAATAATTGAAGGACttcctttatttttattagaaatCTGTTTCGAAAATTTTATTTGCCAGATCCCCTTCTTAATTATTTCAGGTGCGGCCTAAGAAATCATTGTGTAAACATATAAAGCAGatagaaaaattatttgaaaataacttTCAAGTTTACCTTTGCTGGACACTCCTTCTCCCTTGTTTTATAGGATACCTCAAGTATGAAGAGTAATTACTATTTCTTTAACGTCTTATCTAAAGTAATTCAAAAGCATACCTGTAAAAGGAAAAGGGAaaataaaactagtttatattaAATACAAGTTCCTTAGAAACTGAATTCAGAAGAAGCCTTTCTTAGTGTACCCAATGTTCACAGCTGTTTCCATTCATCTTGTCTCCAGTCAATACATCATGGGATTTTCAATATATCATGAACCTGTATTTTCATTCAAAAAGAATTAAGAACATGAGAATTggtgtgaataactgcattctattaagtttgtttttttttttcagaaacttCATTAATCTAACGTACGAAGCATGGATTAAGAAGAAAGATGGATAGGTGaggacaagaaaataaatttacccAAGTAGCAAGCCAAAGGATGATGATGGATGGAACTATACCTTCCAACTACAGAGTAATCTTTCAAGAATAAATGCCAAAAGCCAGAACTTCTGCACTTCACAATTTTCAGTGTCCTAAACATAGGAAACATATTTAGTTGGATTTCAATTTGCAACAAACAACATTGCATTTCAAAAGCTGTAGAGATATTTGGAGAATTGGCACCTAATAAAATCGGTGGATGTCTAACTTTTTAACTGGAGCTTTCATTAAATCTTCAGGTCTTCAATGTGAGCAACCTTTCACCAGTCTTTGCCTTGGTTTGAGCAATGGACAACCCCAGATTTCAGGAGTTGAAATGGATCTAGTTATACCCTCTGGTAAGCATTGGAGGTTGGGGCAGTCTTCAAACTTCAATTCCTGGAGAGAGGAGAGTTGGGAAAGACCCTTGTTGTCCAGTTTTTTAAGATCCCAGCAATCATTGATTCTTAGATAAGAATTACTAAACAGAGTGTTTGAATATCTCTAAAGAATTAAGGATCTTGGCTtccaattatattattaattagtatATCCATGAGATGATTATGAGG
This region includes:
- the LOC137836583 gene encoding putative disease resistance protein At3g14460 translates to MAQNFLQSPQQMRHPEEVGEEYFNDLLSRLKFDKGECIPKTTRHFSFEFCDVKSFDNFGSLTDAKRLRSFLPISQFWERQWHFKISIHDLFSKIKFIRMLSFCRCSFLREVPDSVGDLKHLHSLDLSWCTAIQKLPDSICLLYNLLILKLNYCSKLKGLSEQLFHLKKLFINYCDKVVISEIWSCPLVSIPMTHYDFLEEMCIVGGCDSLRIFRLDFFPKLRLLQLRSCQNLRRMSQEYAHNHLMYLYINDCPQFESFLGEGLSATLIGNENLKLLPKPMQILLPSLTRLHMIDCPKVEMFPDGGLPLKVKDLSLSSLKLIASLRQTLDPNTCLESLSIEKLDVECFPDEVLLPSSLTFLKIYFCRNLKKMHFKGLCHLSSLSLQHCHNLQCLPEEGLPKSISSLSIWRCSLLKKRCQNPDGEDWGKIAHIQELELDV
- the LOC137836761 gene encoding putative disease resistance RPP13-like protein 1; translation: MNQYITIAIKEKRCSSVLKVKSSFLTDHFITIAFIPALNPFTSFPTPTIVGGALLSAFLQVAFDRLASPQFLHFFRGRKLDEKLLGNLNIMLHSINALADDAELRQFTDPHVKAWLFAVKEAVFDAEDLLGEIDYELTRCQVQPQSQPQTFTYKVSNFFNSTFTSFNKKIESEMKEVMEKLEYLVKQKSALGLKEGTYSVDGSGGKVPSSSLVVESVIYGRDADKDIIINWLTSETNNPNQPSILSIVGMGGLGKTTLAQHVYNDPKIDDAKFDIKAWVCVSDHFHVLTVTKTILEAITGIKDDSGNLEMVHKKLKEKLSGRKFLLVLDDVWNERPIEWEAVRTPLSYGASESRILVTTRGEKVASSMRSEVHLLKLLGEDECWNIFKNNALKDDDLKLNDELKNIGRRIVEKCNGLPLALKTIGCLLCTKSSISDWKNILKSDI